In the Vicingaceae bacterium genome, one interval contains:
- a CDS encoding sodium/iodide co-transporter produces MDKEWVYLIVILLYFAVLFIISKITSKHSNNQTFFTANRQSPWYLVAFGMIGASLSGVTFISVPGTVKLQGLTYMQIVFGYFIGYWIVAHLLLPVYYRINQASIYGYLEERFGPYTRITGSWFFIISRLLGSSARMYLAISVLHYILFRHFGWPFQFTAIAGILLIWLYTYRGGIKTIVFTDTLQTFFMLLSVVLMLVFLFSTFQQHDIDLYSTITQSKMFKIFEYHNFKSPNFFLKQILAGMLITITMTGLDQDMMQKNLTCKNLKEAQKNMHWFSVILVVVNFLFLMLGLMMYLYVDFFEIHIPEKTDLVLPYLATGGYFPFYLGVVFLLGLIAAAYSSADSTLTALTTSFYHDILHYDQKKQHDGERMRKIIHIVFTLVTVLVILFFYYFNETNVLDLILNMAGYTYGPLLGLYFCGIFLKLTPKDKWVPFVCILAPVFGYIIQNNAENWFNGYKVGYEILAINGMITVVGLWILHKVNSNQISSVK; encoded by the coding sequence ATGGATAAAGAGTGGGTATATTTGATCGTAATTCTACTATATTTTGCAGTTCTTTTTATCATTTCCAAAATCACTTCAAAGCATAGTAACAACCAAACATTTTTTACTGCAAACAGACAAAGCCCCTGGTATTTGGTAGCTTTTGGCATGATAGGGGCGTCGTTGTCGGGTGTTACCTTTATTTCTGTTCCGGGCACCGTCAAACTTCAAGGACTCACTTATATGCAGATAGTTTTTGGTTATTTTATTGGTTATTGGATTGTTGCACATTTGCTCTTACCGGTCTACTATCGAATCAATCAAGCAAGCATTTATGGATATCTTGAAGAAAGGTTCGGCCCCTATACACGAATTACAGGTTCATGGTTTTTTATCATCTCCCGTTTGCTTGGCTCGTCTGCAAGAATGTATTTGGCAATCAGTGTCCTTCACTATATTTTATTCAGACATTTTGGATGGCCTTTTCAATTCACAGCTATTGCAGGAATCTTGTTAATATGGTTATATACCTATCGGGGAGGTATTAAAACCATTGTTTTTACCGACACACTTCAAACATTTTTTATGTTGCTGAGTGTGGTTTTAATGTTGGTATTTTTGTTTTCAACCTTTCAACAACATGATATAGATTTGTATTCAACCATTACACAAAGCAAAATGTTTAAAATATTTGAATATCATAATTTTAAATCTCCCAATTTTTTCTTGAAACAAATATTGGCCGGTATGCTCATTACCATCACCATGACAGGGCTCGACCAAGATATGATGCAAAAAAACCTTACTTGTAAAAATTTAAAAGAGGCACAAAAAAACATGCATTGGTTCTCAGTGATTCTCGTTGTTGTCAATTTTTTGTTTTTAATGTTGGGGTTGATGATGTATCTGTATGTTGATTTTTTCGAAATTCATATTCCAGAAAAAACTGATCTGGTATTACCATATCTGGCTACAGGTGGATATTTTCCGTTTTATCTCGGTGTGGTGTTTTTATTGGGATTGATTGCAGCGGCATATTCAAGTGCAGATTCCACATTGACAGCTTTGACAACATCTTTTTATCATGATATTTTGCATTATGATCAAAAAAAGCAACATGATGGAGAAAGAATGCGTAAAATCATACACATTGTTTTCACTTTGGTTACGGTACTTGTCATATTGTTTTTTTATTATTTCAACGAAACAAATGTATTGGATCTCATATTGAACATGGCCGGTTACACTTATGGACCACTATTGGGATTATACTTCTGCGGTATATTTCTAAAACTTACCCCCAAGGATAAATGGGTTCCTTTTGTTTGCATTCTTGCACCGGTTTTTGGTTATATCATTCAAAATAATGCAGAAAATTGGTTTAACGGATATAAAGTTGGATATGAGATTTTGGCCATCAATGGTATGATCACTGTAGTAGGTCTATGGATTCTGCATAAAGTAAATAGCAATCAAATTAGTTCTGTCAAATAA